Proteins found in one Mytilus edulis chromosome 2, xbMytEdul2.2, whole genome shotgun sequence genomic segment:
- the LOC139511676 gene encoding acetylcholinesterase-like isoform X1 translates to MKGNFISSVVTPLLWTILSTVSTTLSTSPIIQTNKGLVRGKRLTLHHGKHVDAFYGIPYAKPPVGELRFRHPLPADEWPDVFDATHLPKSCIYLNDSMFKNFKGAQMWNPNTPVDEDCLYLNVWVPRSNPPFQNKAVMIWIYGGSFSYGSSALDVYNAKYLAAENDIIVVSMQYRLGSLGFLSFGDSEAPGNAGLFDQLAAIEWVQTNIHNFGGNSHNVTLFGESVGSASVGIHMLSPLSRGKFQRAILQSGAPQANWATVTKKEAFRRSTELAKAFNCSQKDVKMTLKCLREKEGSQFPLKDFSPTIAYGVNQFPFVAVIDGVLIPESPKMAFNNLHFKKTPILIGTNINEGNYFLVYDNPDYFPLNFSDSLNLSRSQFLDCVRHFFKYYPQYPKKLNSFGEEAIKFQYTPWKNPYDQKLNALSVDQAFGDMNFVCPTIDFADRYALAGVPVYQYRFEHRSTAHFWPKWMGVLHGDEINFVFGEPLDPTKNYTHIEKKFSKKLMKYWTNFAKTGDPNKEQVDGEIMMLDEWPVYTIEERKYLRLTTNIVHDHEQRNTIGIGPKIQDCAFWNEYLPNLVKETDEKCEKCSDPSSTSPYGTGSAGTQSFITTMILTLLLHLCLT, encoded by the exons ATGAAGGGGAATTTTATATCGTCTGTAGTTACACCACTACTATGGACGATACTATCAACTGTTTCAACAACTCTGAGTACCAGTCCAATTATACAAACCAACAAGGGATTAGTTCGAGGCAAACGGCTCACTTTACATCACGGCAAACACGTAGATGCATTCTATGGAATTCCCTATGCAAAACCACCAGTCGGTGAGCTTCGTTTTCGCCATCCATTACCGGCCGATGAATGGCCTGACGTGTTCGATGCTACTCATCTCCCTAAATCATGCATTTATTTAAACGATTCTATGTTTAAGAATTTTAAAGGAGCTCAGATGTGGAATCCGAATACACCAGTCGACGAAGATTGCTTATATCTAAATGTATGGGTACCTCGGTCAAATCCTCCATTTCAAAATAAAGCTGTAATGATATGGATTTATGGTGGTTCTTTCAGTTACGGATCATCAGCCTTAGATGTATATAATGCAAAATATTTAGCTGCCGAAAACGACATTATTGTCGTATCTATGCAATATCGTCTAGGTTCTCTGGGATTTTTATCGTTTGGCGATTCAGAAGCTCCTGGGAATGCGGGATTATTTGATCAGTTAGCAGCTATTGAATGGGTCCAAACAAATATACATAATTTTGGAGGTAATAGTCATAATGTTACATTATTTGGTGAAAGTGTTGGTTCTGCGTCAGTCGGAATACATATGCTTTCACCTCTCAGTAGAGGCAAGTTTCAGAGAGCAATTTTACAAAGTGGAGCACCTCAAGCAAATTGGGCTACCGTTACTAAAAAGGAAGCTTTCCGCCGATCAACAGAACTGGCAAAAGCTTTCAATTGTTCCCAAAAAGATGTGAAGATGACGCTGAAATGTTTGCGAGAAAAAGAAGGTTCACAATTTCCATTGAAAGATTTTTCTCCTACAATAGCTTATGGCGTTAATCAGTTTCCATTCGTAGCTGTAATAGATGGTGTTTTAATTCCTGAATCACCAAAAATGGCATTTAATAATCTTCATTTCAAGAAAACACCAATACTTATTGGGACAAACATAAATGAAGGGAATTATTTCCTTGTGTATGATAACCCAGATTATTTTCCTCTTAACTTTTCAGATAGTTTAAACTTAAGCAGGTCTCAGTTTCTCGACTGTGTTCGTCACTTTTTCAAGTACTATCCACAATATCCAAAAAAGCTTAATTCTTTTGGGGAAGAGgcaataaaatttcaatatacaCCGTGGAAAAATCCTTATGACCAAAAGTTGAATGCATTATCGGTAGATCAAGCATTTGGCGATATGAATTTTGTGTGCCCAACTATAGATTTTGCTGACCGATATGCGTTAGCAGGTGTTCCAGTCTATCAATATCGTTTTGAACATAGATCAACAGCACATTTTTGGCCAAAGTGGATGGGAGTTTTACATGGGGATgaaataaactttgtttttggAGAACCTTTGGATCCAACAAAAAATTACACTCACATTGAGAAGAAGTTTAGcaaaaagttaatgaaatattGGACAAATTTTGCCAAAACTGG AGATCCAAACAAAGAGCAGGTTGACGGTGAAATAATGATGTTAGATGAATGGCCAGTTTATACGATAGAAGAACGTAAATACCTCAGACTTACTACGAACATTGTGCATGACCATGAACAAAGGAATACAATAGGAATTGGACCTAAAATTCAAGACTGTGCGTTCTGGAATGAATACTTGCCAAATTTAGTGAAGGAAACAG
- the LOC139511676 gene encoding acetylcholinesterase-like isoform X2 — protein sequence MKGNFISSVVTPLLWTILSTVSTTLSTSPIIQTNKGLVRGKRLTLHHGKHVDAFYGIPYAKPPVGELRFRHPLPADEWPDVFDATHLPKSCIYLNDSMFKNFKGAQMWNPNTPVDEDCLYLNVWVPRSNPPFQNKAVMIWIYGGSFSYGSSALDVYNAKYLAAENDIIVVSMQYRLGSLGFLSFGDSEAPGNAGLFDQLAAIEWVQTNIHNFGGNSHNVTLFGESVGSASVGIHMLSPLSRGKFQRAILQSGAPQANWATVTKKEAFRRSTELAKAFNCSQKDVKMTLKCLREKEGSQFPLKDFSPTIAYGVNQFPFVAVIDGVLIPESPKMAFNNLHFKKTPILIGTNINEGNYFLVYDNPDYFPLNFSDSLNLSRSQFLDCVRHFFKYYPQYPKKLNSFGEEAIKFQYTPWKNPYDQKLNALSVDQAFGDMNFVCPTIDFADRYALAGVPVYQYRFEHRSTAHFWPKWMGVLHGDEINFVFGEPLDPTKNYTHIEKKFSKKLMKYWTNFAKTGDPNKEQVDGEIMMLDEWPVYTIEERKYLRLTTNIVHDHEQRNTIGIGPKIQDCAFWNEYLPNLVKETADTSEVEKEWKVKFADWSDHFDNFLLAYEHRLQSCNNVP from the exons ATGAAGGGGAATTTTATATCGTCTGTAGTTACACCACTACTATGGACGATACTATCAACTGTTTCAACAACTCTGAGTACCAGTCCAATTATACAAACCAACAAGGGATTAGTTCGAGGCAAACGGCTCACTTTACATCACGGCAAACACGTAGATGCATTCTATGGAATTCCCTATGCAAAACCACCAGTCGGTGAGCTTCGTTTTCGCCATCCATTACCGGCCGATGAATGGCCTGACGTGTTCGATGCTACTCATCTCCCTAAATCATGCATTTATTTAAACGATTCTATGTTTAAGAATTTTAAAGGAGCTCAGATGTGGAATCCGAATACACCAGTCGACGAAGATTGCTTATATCTAAATGTATGGGTACCTCGGTCAAATCCTCCATTTCAAAATAAAGCTGTAATGATATGGATTTATGGTGGTTCTTTCAGTTACGGATCATCAGCCTTAGATGTATATAATGCAAAATATTTAGCTGCCGAAAACGACATTATTGTCGTATCTATGCAATATCGTCTAGGTTCTCTGGGATTTTTATCGTTTGGCGATTCAGAAGCTCCTGGGAATGCGGGATTATTTGATCAGTTAGCAGCTATTGAATGGGTCCAAACAAATATACATAATTTTGGAGGTAATAGTCATAATGTTACATTATTTGGTGAAAGTGTTGGTTCTGCGTCAGTCGGAATACATATGCTTTCACCTCTCAGTAGAGGCAAGTTTCAGAGAGCAATTTTACAAAGTGGAGCACCTCAAGCAAATTGGGCTACCGTTACTAAAAAGGAAGCTTTCCGCCGATCAACAGAACTGGCAAAAGCTTTCAATTGTTCCCAAAAAGATGTGAAGATGACGCTGAAATGTTTGCGAGAAAAAGAAGGTTCACAATTTCCATTGAAAGATTTTTCTCCTACAATAGCTTATGGCGTTAATCAGTTTCCATTCGTAGCTGTAATAGATGGTGTTTTAATTCCTGAATCACCAAAAATGGCATTTAATAATCTTCATTTCAAGAAAACACCAATACTTATTGGGACAAACATAAATGAAGGGAATTATTTCCTTGTGTATGATAACCCAGATTATTTTCCTCTTAACTTTTCAGATAGTTTAAACTTAAGCAGGTCTCAGTTTCTCGACTGTGTTCGTCACTTTTTCAAGTACTATCCACAATATCCAAAAAAGCTTAATTCTTTTGGGGAAGAGgcaataaaatttcaatatacaCCGTGGAAAAATCCTTATGACCAAAAGTTGAATGCATTATCGGTAGATCAAGCATTTGGCGATATGAATTTTGTGTGCCCAACTATAGATTTTGCTGACCGATATGCGTTAGCAGGTGTTCCAGTCTATCAATATCGTTTTGAACATAGATCAACAGCACATTTTTGGCCAAAGTGGATGGGAGTTTTACATGGGGATgaaataaactttgtttttggAGAACCTTTGGATCCAACAAAAAATTACACTCACATTGAGAAGAAGTTTAGcaaaaagttaatgaaatattGGACAAATTTTGCCAAAACTGG AGATCCAAACAAAGAGCAGGTTGACGGTGAAATAATGATGTTAGATGAATGGCCAGTTTATACGATAGAAGAACGTAAATACCTCAGACTTACTACGAACATTGTGCATGACCATGAACAAAGGAATACAATAGGAATTGGACCTAAAATTCAAGACTGTGCGTTCTGGAATGAATACTTGCCAAATTTAGTGAAGGAAACAG